A section of the Paenibacillus odorifer genome encodes:
- a CDS encoding MFS transporter yields the protein MEQQQVDSRRWYALGVILLPTLLISLNTYMIQVALPSMQYSLNASFSEAQLIVTGFSLGLAVALIISGKLGDIYGRKRMLLIGVSGFTVMAVLGGVTSDPALLIVIRIVQGLAAALIQPQVLSTLQVSFLPKEKGLVFGIYGAMIGFGFAFGFILGGTIVNWNPFDLGWRTVFFFNVPFGLLVLLLMPIVPETRAEQAHSIDWTGSFLLLIGLFLLIYPLSEGQKQGWPLWIFGCLMLALFVLFTFIWVENRKGKQGALPLVDLSIFRDRTFSAGLATVLVLYLSMFSFFFILSYYMQFGLHYSVQDTSMVFLPIGIGFFLTSLISSRMVKRWGMSVLKIGALMMGSCSLLLMLELNVDVTNLLDPRNILILLIYGFGLGMATTPLVNVTLSSVPPKITGTGSGLITTFMYFANSLGVALIGILFSASLKHSLLEADLADYVRAFSFSLAAIGGLAFTGFLCLCFLRERKL from the coding sequence ATGGAACAACAACAAGTAGATTCGCGCCGGTGGTATGCGCTGGGGGTTATTTTACTGCCAACATTACTTATTTCATTAAATACTTATATGATTCAAGTTGCGCTTCCATCTATGCAATATAGCTTGAACGCAAGCTTTTCGGAAGCACAGCTTATCGTTACCGGATTTTCGCTAGGATTAGCTGTGGCGTTGATTATTAGTGGAAAGCTTGGAGATATATACGGCAGGAAACGGATGTTGCTGATCGGGGTAAGCGGGTTTACGGTCATGGCAGTATTGGGCGGAGTGACCTCAGATCCGGCTCTTCTGATTGTTATTCGGATTGTGCAGGGATTGGCTGCGGCGCTTATTCAACCTCAGGTTCTATCTACGCTGCAGGTCAGCTTTCTGCCAAAGGAAAAAGGGCTTGTTTTCGGCATTTACGGCGCCATGATTGGTTTTGGATTTGCATTCGGATTCATCCTCGGAGGCACTATTGTGAATTGGAATCCGTTCGATCTCGGTTGGCGGACGGTGTTTTTTTTCAATGTGCCATTTGGACTTCTCGTCCTGCTGTTAATGCCGATTGTACCTGAAACACGGGCTGAGCAGGCGCACAGTATTGATTGGACTGGAAGCTTCCTTCTGCTGATCGGTTTGTTCCTGCTGATCTATCCGTTGTCAGAGGGACAAAAACAAGGGTGGCCGTTGTGGATTTTTGGCTGTCTAATGTTAGCTCTTTTCGTGTTGTTTACTTTTATCTGGGTTGAAAATCGAAAGGGAAAGCAGGGGGCGTTACCGTTAGTCGATCTGTCTATTTTCAGAGATCGAACATTTAGCGCAGGTCTGGCAACCGTTCTTGTCCTTTATCTAAGTATGTTCTCTTTCTTTTTTATTTTGAGCTATTATATGCAATTTGGTTTGCACTATAGTGTTCAAGATACGAGTATGGTTTTCTTGCCTATAGGGATAGGCTTTTTTCTGACTTCCTTAATCTCGTCTCGAATGGTCAAAAGATGGGGGATGAGTGTACTTAAGATAGGAGCGCTGATGATGGGTAGCTGTAGCCTGCTGCTTATGTTAGAGCTAAATGTGGACGTTACGAATCTGCTGGACCCCCGTAATATCCTAATATTATTGATATATGGTTTCGGTCTCGGAATGGCTACTACGCCCCTAGTTAACGTCACGCTTAGTTCAGTACCCCCAAAGATCACGGGCACGGGTTCAGGCTTGATCACTACCTTTATGTATTTTGCGAATTCGTTAGGAGTGGCGTTAATCGGTATTTTATTCTCCGCTTCGCTAAAGCATTCTCTTTTGGAAGCAGATCTAGCGGATTATGTAAGGGCGTTTTCCTTCTCATTAGCAGCAATCGGAGGACTTGCTTTTACTGGTTTTCTTTGCCTTTGTTTTTTGCGGGAGCGGAAATTATAG
- a CDS encoding ABC transporter substrate-binding protein, producing MLKRKTLFPILALIMLLSVFVTACGGTNNASSNKPTETTEATTAPSTEPTTAPEASAAEMRSYETTKGTVQIPVKPQRIITDYYGGELLSVGANVVGVEPSTFDNPFLKDLLTNTQDVGAPVNAEKALELTPDLIVVMYDDNYDALSKIAPTIHIPYGTATNIYETVKLFGDIVGVPDKAEQFIADFEKKAAEGREKLKGVVNENDTFGIYELTDKGELWTFGNNAGRGGQALYNALKLKMPTKNSNDNQTLQLSMELLPEYAADYMFLTTYDPDKKGDKLKELKESPVWNGLDAAKNDHLFYNDFDTYYRYDPIAITAQIDLFVDMILERNGKK from the coding sequence ATGCTAAAAAGAAAGACCCTCTTCCCCATCCTGGCACTCATAATGTTATTGTCTGTATTTGTGACAGCTTGCGGGGGAACAAACAATGCTTCATCTAATAAACCAACAGAAACAACAGAAGCAACTACAGCACCGAGCACTGAGCCAACGACTGCTCCTGAGGCTTCAGCTGCTGAAATGCGTAGCTATGAAACCACTAAAGGTACTGTGCAAATACCTGTAAAACCACAGCGGATTATTACAGATTATTATGGTGGGGAGTTGCTCTCCGTAGGAGCAAATGTTGTAGGTGTCGAACCTAGTACCTTTGATAATCCCTTCTTGAAAGACCTGCTCACAAACACACAAGATGTCGGTGCTCCAGTTAACGCCGAGAAAGCTCTGGAACTTACACCTGATCTAATCGTCGTTATGTATGATGATAACTACGATGCTTTATCCAAAATTGCTCCAACCATTCATATTCCATACGGAACTGCTACAAATATCTATGAAACTGTTAAACTGTTCGGTGACATTGTAGGTGTGCCTGACAAAGCTGAACAATTTATTGCTGACTTTGAGAAAAAGGCTGCTGAAGGCCGCGAGAAGCTTAAAGGTGTCGTAAATGAAAATGATACTTTTGGAATCTATGAGCTGACTGATAAAGGTGAGCTATGGACCTTCGGAAATAATGCTGGCCGGGGTGGACAAGCCCTTTATAACGCACTGAAGCTAAAAATGCCTACTAAAAACAGCAACGACAACCAAACGTTGCAGCTGTCCATGGAGCTATTGCCAGAATATGCAGCTGACTACATGTTCCTCACCACTTATGATCCTGACAAAAAAGGAGATAAGCTGAAAGAACTGAAGGAATCTCCAGTTTGGAACGGACTTGATGCTGCGAAGAACGATCATCTATTCTACAATGATTTTGATACCTACTACCGCTATGATCCGATTGCGATTACCGCACAGATTGATCTGTTCGTAGATATGATTCTTGAACGCAACGGTAAGAAATAA
- the cheB gene encoding chemotaxis-specific protein-glutamate methyltransferase CheB yields the protein MQKIKVLVVAASVTMRKQISNLISEDSTLEVIGVARNASEAISMVQKLRPDVVAIDIEMPELNGLVALTSIMSQRPTPILILSSATKEGITATITALQNGAVDFISKPAQSYGPGLYSIKDELLFKIKKAAEIPLRTLILNNINISKVKARQEKQKNDKSGCTEVIEQIVGIGCGVGGPKALEILITSLPASFPYPLLIVQHMPPKYTKALAERLNRFSSVRVVEAKDKQSVLGGTVYIAPGNFHMTIIQEGQDLRIKLMKKPAVNGHCPSVDVLFGSISALTGLQQHLILMTGMGNDGAKGMLAAKHAGAQSTLVESQETSIESEMPEAAAKLGCVDYELPSHLLASKIMEVTGELRYRRDTFPSV from the coding sequence GTGCAAAAAATAAAGGTGCTCGTTGTAGCTGCTTCAGTAACCATGCGTAAACAGATCTCGAACCTAATTTCGGAGGACTCAACCCTCGAGGTCATTGGAGTAGCTCGAAATGCATCCGAAGCGATCAGCATGGTTCAAAAACTCAGGCCCGATGTCGTGGCTATAGATATAGAAATGCCGGAATTGAACGGTTTGGTAGCACTCACAAGCATAATGTCACAGCGGCCAACACCTATACTTATCCTGAGCTCAGCTACAAAGGAAGGTATAACTGCAACCATTACTGCTCTACAAAATGGTGCAGTAGATTTCATCTCCAAGCCAGCTCAATCTTATGGACCTGGTCTATACAGCATAAAAGATGAGTTATTATTCAAAATTAAGAAAGCCGCTGAAATTCCTTTAAGAACTCTTATTCTTAACAATATAAACATCTCCAAAGTGAAAGCTCGACAAGAGAAACAAAAAAACGATAAGAGTGGATGTACAGAAGTCATTGAGCAGATCGTGGGAATTGGATGTGGAGTAGGAGGGCCGAAGGCATTAGAAATCTTAATTACCTCACTTCCAGCGAGCTTCCCGTATCCCCTGCTAATTGTGCAACATATGCCGCCTAAGTACACAAAAGCATTGGCGGAACGACTGAATCGGTTCTCAAGTGTACGGGTGGTGGAAGCCAAGGACAAGCAATCGGTGCTCGGGGGAACCGTCTATATCGCTCCAGGTAATTTTCATATGACCATCATTCAGGAGGGGCAAGATCTCAGAATAAAACTTATGAAAAAGCCTGCAGTGAATGGGCACTGTCCTTCGGTCGATGTCTTGTTTGGGTCTATATCTGCATTAACTGGTCTACAGCAGCATTTAATCCTAATGACCGGAATGGGAAATGATGGCGCTAAAGGGATGCTAGCTGCCAAACATGCTGGTGCCCAATCAACGCTTGTAGAATCGCAAGAAACTTCTATTGAAAGTGAAATGCCTGAAGCAGCGGCGAAGCTGGGTTGTGTGGATTACGAGCTGCCCTCGCATTTGTTAGCCTCGAAGATTATGGAGGTTACGGGGGAGCTGAGATACCGAAGGGACACATTTCCATCAGTTTGA
- a CDS encoding response regulator transcription factor, with the protein MIQILLVDDHPSVMEGTKMILEQEGDMKVTLANSAHEALNMVGSHTFDVMLFDLHIADGNGIDLAKEVLKINADAIILIYTGYEITNKFNLMIESGLFGFISKTTNREQLVAAVRCALRGDVILPHTLVKQLRKVSSKGMEINVDQANPKISKKEYEMLTEIAKGKSNKEIAEIVLMSQRSLEYSLTSLFQKLNVKSRIEAAIKAKRLGILKESDFNNSL; encoded by the coding sequence ATGATTCAAATTTTGTTAGTGGACGACCATCCCTCTGTCATGGAAGGGACTAAGATGATACTGGAACAAGAGGGAGATATGAAGGTTACCCTAGCCAATTCAGCCCATGAGGCGCTTAACATGGTGGGTAGCCATACGTTTGACGTGATGTTGTTTGATCTTCATATCGCTGATGGGAATGGGATTGATTTGGCGAAGGAAGTCTTAAAAATAAACGCAGACGCGATTATCTTAATCTATACCGGATACGAAATTACTAACAAATTTAACTTGATGATTGAATCGGGTCTGTTTGGGTTTATTTCAAAAACGACCAATAGAGAGCAGTTGGTTGCAGCAGTGCGTTGTGCTTTAAGGGGAGATGTCATTTTGCCTCATACCCTAGTTAAACAGTTAAGAAAAGTATCATCTAAAGGAATGGAGATTAATGTTGACCAAGCAAACCCGAAGATAAGCAAAAAAGAGTATGAAATGCTGACAGAGATTGCAAAAGGAAAAAGCAACAAGGAAATAGCAGAGATTGTACTTATGAGTCAACGATCGCTGGAATACAGTTTAACGAGTCTGTTCCAGAAGCTAAATGTGAAATCAAGAATTGAAGCGGCAATAAAAGCTAAACGACTGGGCATATTGAAGGAGTCCGATTTCAACAATTCACTATGA
- a CDS encoding AraC family transcriptional regulator: protein MTLNILNMEIHDLFDQFTERIEGHVEHNQWEQRLTIPSHIGKGTVTRTRIRPGMEIMYTDITYEQDMKLYIQEACPLFELSYNLSGEIYCEWNGKESYTDKQMGNVLFLEDVQVYEEKKAGVPNQLLEIRLAPSELLNYAGDLSETQQMETWLRHHRGNIDRYPDTAAIRKCVSEIIHCTYHGTLRRLYMESKALEFIALFGESDGYGSISDSMTLRHDDITNLKRVHELVQIHFEQPLSIRELAKRVGINEFKLKKGFRELFGMTIFELVRIKRMEKALWYMEVEGLNIGKTAVSVGYSNVSNFTTTFRKHYGCNPSEYLKRIEQQSLERNRL, encoded by the coding sequence ATGACTTTAAATATATTGAATATGGAAATTCATGATCTTTTTGATCAATTTACAGAACGGATAGAGGGGCATGTTGAGCATAACCAATGGGAACAACGGCTTACTATTCCTTCACATATTGGTAAGGGAACTGTCACCCGTACACGGATTCGTCCAGGTATGGAGATTATGTATACGGACATAACTTACGAACAAGATATGAAGCTCTACATTCAAGAAGCTTGTCCGTTGTTTGAACTAAGCTATAATCTAAGCGGAGAAATCTATTGCGAATGGAACGGCAAGGAAAGTTACACGGATAAACAAATGGGCAACGTCCTTTTTCTAGAGGATGTTCAGGTGTATGAAGAGAAAAAAGCAGGTGTCCCCAATCAATTGCTGGAAATACGGTTAGCTCCTAGTGAACTGCTGAATTACGCCGGAGATTTATCGGAGACACAGCAAATGGAAACCTGGCTTAGACATCATCGTGGCAATATTGATCGTTATCCAGATACTGCGGCAATCCGAAAATGTGTCTCCGAAATAATCCACTGTACCTATCATGGAACATTGAGACGTTTATATATGGAGAGCAAAGCCCTTGAATTTATTGCTTTGTTTGGTGAGTCTGATGGTTACGGTTCTATTAGCGATAGTATGACGCTGCGGCACGATGATATTACCAATCTGAAGCGGGTACATGAATTGGTGCAAATCCATTTCGAACAACCGTTATCTATACGTGAGTTGGCTAAGCGGGTAGGTATCAACGAATTCAAGCTGAAAAAAGGCTTCCGCGAATTATTTGGCATGACGATCTTCGAGCTAGTACGTATAAAAAGGATGGAGAAAGCGCTCTGGTATATGGAGGTTGAAGGTTTGAATATAGGGAAAACAGCTGTTTCGGTCGGATATAGCAATGTCAGCAATTTCACGACGACCTTTCGTAAGCATTATGGCTGCAATCCAAGCGAATACTTAAAACGTATCGAACAACAGAGTTTGGAACGAAACAGGCTGTAG
- a CDS encoding ABC transporter ATP-binding protein, whose product MSILQVENLSKEYKGKGKTNRYRALNGISLTVDSGEFVAIMGPSGSGKTTFLNILSGIDTEYSGVVRIAETSISEMSKNELALFRRQRMGFVFQDYNLLDSLTLRENIMVPMVLDDQEVEDINAKTDETLSLFDLDEVKDKYPYMVSGGQQQRAAISRAIINHPDVIFADEPTGNLDSKSSSTVMATFAKLNTLKGATIVMVTHDPFAASYCNRVLFIKDGKALLEIARENKERRAFFDLILENLAFIGGGEDDL is encoded by the coding sequence ATGTCCATACTGCAAGTAGAGAATCTCTCAAAAGAATACAAAGGAAAAGGCAAAACGAATCGGTATCGAGCGCTGAACGGGATTAGTCTTACTGTGGACAGTGGCGAGTTTGTGGCGATTATGGGACCCTCGGGGAGCGGAAAAACGACATTTTTAAATATACTAAGCGGAATCGATACGGAGTATAGTGGGGTTGTAAGAATTGCAGAGACTAGTATAAGTGAGATGTCCAAGAACGAGCTTGCGCTTTTTCGCCGGCAGCGTATGGGATTCGTTTTTCAGGATTACAATCTGCTGGATAGTCTGACCCTACGGGAAAATATCATGGTGCCCATGGTGCTGGATGATCAAGAGGTAGAAGATATCAATGCCAAGACAGATGAGACGTTATCGCTATTTGATCTGGATGAGGTGAAGGACAAATATCCTTATATGGTTTCAGGGGGGCAACAGCAGCGTGCGGCGATCAGCAGGGCGATTATTAATCATCCAGATGTGATTTTTGCGGACGAGCCGACGGGGAATTTGGATTCCAAATCCTCGAGTACGGTGATGGCGACCTTCGCCAAGCTCAACACTCTAAAAGGAGCAACGATAGTGATGGTCACGCATGATCCTTTTGCGGCCAGCTATTGTAATCGCGTGCTTTTTATCAAAGATGGGAAGGCTCTACTAGAGATTGCTAGAGAGAATAAAGAGCGCAGAGCATTTTTTGATCTGATTCTGGAGAACCTGGCCTTTATTGGAGGGGGAGAAGATGACCTTTAG
- a CDS encoding FecCD family ABC transporter permease, whose product MNQQISSKIRPNKGSAIQEFRSRPWAATLILVGGLVLLALGIAVSVSFGAADIKLSVVWAAVFHFDPEIMDHQIIRELRLPRVLGGAMIGASFAVAGAIMQGMTRNPLADSGLMGINSGAGFALALCFAFFPNLSFMYLILYSFIGAGVGAGVVYGVGSLAKGGLTPARLVLAGAAFSALLSALSEGVALYFHIGQDLAFWYAGGVAGTKWIQLKVMFPWIGAALIGAMVISRSITMLSLGDDVAKGLGQRTGLVKLAGTLIVLILAGSSVAVVGAVGFIGLIIPHLTRFFVGVDYRWIIPCSAILGSLLAVFADLTARMINPPNETPLGAIIALIGVPFFLYLARKERREL is encoded by the coding sequence ATGAATCAACAGATATCTTCCAAGATTAGACCTAATAAAGGGTCAGCCATACAAGAGTTCCGTTCACGTCCTTGGGCTGCCACGTTAATCTTGGTTGGCGGTCTGGTACTATTAGCACTAGGTATCGCTGTTTCAGTCTCCTTTGGAGCGGCTGATATTAAACTTTCTGTGGTGTGGGCAGCTGTGTTTCACTTTGATCCGGAGATCATGGATCATCAGATTATTAGAGAATTACGATTACCCCGTGTACTTGGCGGGGCCATGATAGGGGCCAGCTTTGCAGTTGCGGGTGCCATTATGCAGGGAATGACCCGAAATCCACTCGCAGATTCAGGTTTGATGGGCATCAACTCAGGCGCAGGATTTGCGCTGGCGCTTTGTTTTGCATTTTTCCCGAATCTATCGTTTATGTATTTAATCCTATATTCCTTCATTGGTGCCGGAGTAGGGGCTGGGGTTGTGTATGGGGTCGGATCATTGGCCAAGGGAGGGCTGACTCCTGCTCGTCTGGTGCTGGCAGGTGCTGCTTTTAGTGCACTGCTGTCAGCGCTGAGTGAAGGGGTAGCTTTATATTTTCACATTGGGCAAGATTTGGCTTTCTGGTATGCGGGAGGCGTGGCTGGGACGAAATGGATTCAGCTTAAAGTCATGTTCCCTTGGATAGGAGCAGCGTTAATTGGGGCTATGGTAATATCCCGATCGATTACAATGCTCAGCCTAGGTGACGATGTTGCTAAAGGGCTAGGCCAGCGCACAGGGCTTGTTAAGCTGGCAGGGACTTTAATCGTATTGATTCTGGCTGGATCATCAGTTGCAGTAGTAGGAGCCGTTGGGTTCATTGGACTAATTATTCCCCATTTGACCCGTTTTTTTGTAGGTGTGGATTACAGATGGATCATTCCATGTTCAGCTATTCTTGGCAGTCTGCTTGCAGTATTTGCAGATTTAACAGCACGGATGATTAATCCCCCTAATGAAACGCCGCTTGGAGCAATTATTGCACTGATCGGTGTACCTTTCTTCCTTTATCTTGCACGTAAAGAAAGGAGGGAACTGTAA
- a CDS encoding FtsX-like permease family protein, with the protein MAFQIFKANLRRYLLFFLCSSFTVMIFFTFYSLYSNPDFNDPYQVNGMVSGNLYAPFLVIRVFAVLFIVYAQMAFLKFRKSDFGLLMVLGMTSHNIRKIILFENSMIALASILTGLGAGTVFSGIFFFIVSLFVNIGDSAFILTPDSYLYTIKFFAVIYIVVIAINFLFTLRYSILRLLKESRTAERNLIHGKITGVIGVLLLGISVYNMLTHYNPSDARMMLINLGISMLGVYLLLSGLGDWMKLFISRSSRAYHKHLLFSSNLIYTLGRSKVVLSLITFLVFITISLSGIIFYLTWNAEEIPVANNPYDIAYSEVFGKNSISPKILSEITDHGATPLLSHQKLEYIDLFNFKIFLDQNINALIGSDYHVEKDHFLNLATVAQGEEWKNQRPEMPTFDLTLASGKYTLYSQGILFHMVFNPVPNLMNGLHIIVNEEDYMALKAENRKGIGILQLLNFKDLKKTADIDAKLNAALAKYNKDNTESWYGNERQEALVFSTKSRISDYLQLQESGRFGIFVISFVGLIFFGASGIVLHFSIQTDLERERIKFRKLNKIGITTKDVARIIGGPLKVLFFLPYALGIALSSFYVVSSSRVEMSTALEPMWFCLLVGGAYLLFQVLFYRIYTKIYTHNMLAHIKLLDIPLIEQNEISI; encoded by the coding sequence ATGGCATTTCAGATATTTAAGGCGAATCTTAGAAGATATTTGTTGTTTTTCTTATGCAGCAGCTTTACAGTCATGATCTTTTTTACATTTTATTCGCTGTACAGTAATCCTGATTTTAATGACCCTTATCAAGTGAATGGGATGGTGTCGGGTAATTTATATGCTCCTTTTTTGGTGATAAGAGTGTTTGCTGTTCTGTTTATTGTATATGCGCAAATGGCCTTTTTGAAATTTAGAAAAAGCGACTTCGGGCTATTAATGGTACTTGGAATGACAAGCCACAATATCCGCAAAATCATTTTGTTCGAGAATAGTATGATCGCTTTAGCCTCGATTCTCACTGGTTTAGGTGCAGGGACGGTTTTCTCCGGTATTTTTTTCTTCATTGTTTCGTTGTTTGTAAATATTGGGGACAGTGCTTTTATACTGACGCCGGATAGTTATCTGTATACCATTAAATTCTTCGCGGTGATTTACATAGTTGTGATTGCAATCAATTTCCTATTCACTTTGAGATACAGCATTTTACGTCTTTTAAAAGAATCCAGAACCGCAGAACGCAACCTGATTCATGGGAAAATCACCGGAGTCATCGGAGTTTTACTGTTGGGAATCTCCGTTTATAATATGCTCACTCATTACAACCCTTCCGATGCTCGCATGATGTTAATAAATCTGGGAATTAGTATGTTGGGCGTTTATTTGCTGCTGTCAGGACTTGGGGACTGGATGAAACTTTTTATATCGCGATCAAGCAGAGCATATCACAAGCACCTGCTGTTTAGTTCCAATTTGATCTATACCCTTGGTCGCTCCAAAGTAGTGCTTTCTCTCATCACCTTTCTCGTCTTCATCACGATTTCTCTAAGCGGGATTATTTTTTATTTGACCTGGAATGCTGAGGAAATTCCGGTTGCAAACAATCCATATGATATTGCCTATTCAGAAGTATTCGGAAAAAATAGCATCTCACCAAAAATACTAAGTGAGATCACGGATCATGGCGCTACGCCGCTGCTTTCACACCAAAAGCTGGAGTATATCGACTTGTTTAATTTTAAAATATTTCTGGACCAGAATATAAACGCATTAATCGGCTCTGATTATCATGTGGAGAAAGATCACTTTCTAAATCTGGCCACAGTTGCACAAGGAGAAGAGTGGAAGAATCAAAGACCGGAAATGCCGACCTTTGACCTGACGCTTGCTTCCGGGAAGTATACGCTGTATTCACAAGGTATCCTATTTCACATGGTATTTAACCCTGTGCCGAATTTAATGAATGGTCTTCATATCATTGTAAACGAAGAGGATTATATGGCGCTGAAAGCGGAAAATAGAAAAGGGATCGGTATCCTTCAGCTCCTGAATTTTAAGGATTTGAAAAAAACTGCGGATATAGATGCTAAGTTAAATGCCGCTTTAGCCAAATATAACAAAGACAATACAGAGTCCTGGTATGGCAATGAGCGGCAAGAGGCCCTCGTATTTTCTACGAAGTCTAGAATAAGTGACTATCTACAGTTACAGGAGTCTGGCCGATTTGGAATCTTCGTAATTTCATTTGTTGGTTTAATATTTTTCGGCGCCTCCGGGATAGTGCTGCATTTCAGTATTCAGACCGATTTAGAGCGTGAGCGGATCAAATTCAGGAAGCTGAACAAGATTGGAATTACTACTAAGGACGTGGCTCGTATTATAGGCGGCCCTTTAAAAGTGCTGTTTTTTCTCCCTTATGCATTAGGTATTGCATTGTCTTCTTTTTATGTTGTCAGTTCTTCCAGGGTTGAAATGTCTACAGCTCTGGAGCCGATGTGGTTTTGTTTGTTGGTGGGCGGAGCATATCTTTTATTTCAAGTCCTTTTTTATCGTATATACACCAAAATATACACTCACAATATGCTGGCACATATTAAGCTACTCGATATTCCCTTAATAGAACAAAATGAGATTTCAATTTAA
- a CDS encoding methyl-accepting chemotaxis protein — MTNANEGLKKMKWFYNLRTAVKLISAFLLVSAILCFVGFYGITNLSKMDRSIVDMYENRLTPIAYLGEANELFLTNRINIRDINTMAKTVAEKKEYEDKIHKNVQSIEEIMGKYSKTALRAEELAIMKDYPEIWKRYITSLDEAIELNNTNISNEKYTNFLLVSDLQTATTELTDFLQNLIDINMKQAQGSIVNANDLYQSSRLITFSVTIVALLISIGLGLLISQIIARPLNQVMRLLGKVANGDLSETSNLESKDEIGMLAYSVNEMVLNLRRTVSGISSSAESVSAAAQQISASTEEVASGSMSQASAAQTMNELFRELSAAINSVAQSAEQASELSDQTMRIAQDGGIVVKNSVQGMAVLDTQMSRLAEDSDKIGEIIAVIEDIAQQTNLLALNAAIEAARAGEQGRGFAVVANEVRKLAERSSGATKQITGIIKEMQKNTQHSVNAVVEGVAFSQKNGEAFEHILTMVNDTAHKVTEIAAASEEQAAQSSEVMFSIESISAATEEMAASSSETATTANALAQLAEELNSLVSIFKVK; from the coding sequence ATGACTAACGCCAATGAGGGGCTGAAGAAAATGAAGTGGTTTTATAATTTAAGAACAGCAGTGAAGTTAATCTCCGCATTTCTGTTAGTATCCGCAATATTGTGCTTTGTAGGATTCTATGGAATTACGAATTTGAGTAAGATGGACCGCTCTATCGTGGACATGTATGAAAACCGCTTAACACCTATAGCTTATCTGGGAGAAGCGAATGAACTATTTTTAACAAATAGAATCAATATCCGTGATATAAACACGATGGCTAAAACAGTGGCAGAAAAGAAAGAATACGAAGATAAAATACATAAAAACGTTCAAAGTATTGAAGAGATCATGGGTAAATATAGCAAGACTGCGTTGAGAGCTGAAGAATTAGCCATAATGAAGGATTATCCTGAGATCTGGAAACGGTATATCACAAGCCTGGATGAGGCTATTGAATTAAATAATACAAATATTAGTAATGAGAAATATACAAATTTTTTGCTTGTAAGTGATTTGCAAACAGCTACAACAGAGCTGACTGACTTTCTGCAAAATTTAATAGACATCAATATGAAGCAGGCTCAAGGTTCGATTGTTAATGCCAATGACCTTTATCAGTCCTCTCGTTTGATTACGTTTAGCGTTACTATTGTTGCGCTGCTCATCAGTATTGGTCTGGGTCTTCTAATATCGCAGATCATAGCACGGCCTCTAAATCAAGTAATGCGCCTGCTAGGTAAAGTGGCTAATGGTGATTTAAGCGAAACGTCGAATCTGGAATCTAAGGACGAGATTGGAATGCTAGCTTATTCTGTTAATGAAATGGTTCTGAACCTAAGACGAACTGTGAGCGGCATTTCTTCTTCTGCGGAAAGTGTCTCAGCTGCTGCACAGCAAATCTCAGCAAGTACAGAGGAAGTAGCTAGTGGAAGTATGAGTCAAGCTAGTGCAGCACAAACGATGAATGAGTTGTTCCGAGAATTATCTGCGGCGATTAATTCAGTAGCCCAGAGTGCTGAACAGGCCTCTGAGCTTTCAGATCAAACGATGCGTATAGCTCAAGATGGAGGGATCGTGGTTAAGAACTCCGTACAAGGAATGGCAGTACTGGATACTCAAATGTCTAGACTTGCGGAAGATTCCGATAAGATTGGTGAGATTATTGCGGTGATTGAAGATATTGCCCAACAGACAAATCTGCTAGCCCTGAACGCAGCGATAGAAGCGGCCCGCGCAGGTGAACAAGGTCGAGGTTTTGCCGTTGTTGCGAATGAAGTAAGAAAGTTAGCTGAGCGGAGCAGTGGGGCTACGAAACAAATCACGGGCATTATCAAAGAAATGCAGAAGAATACGCAGCATAGTGTAAATGCTGTAGTAGAAGGAGTAGCTTTTTCACAAAAAAATGGAGAAGCCTTTGAACATATCCTTACGATGGTGAACGATACCGCTCATAAAGTAACAGAAATTGCGGCTGCCAGTGAAGAACAGGCGGCACAATCATCTGAGGTGATGTTCTCAATTGAGAGCATATCCGCCGCAACTGAAGAAATGGCGGCAAGCAGCAGTGAAACGGCAACGACGGCCAATGCTTTGGCTCAGCTAGCAGAAGAGTTAAATAGTCTGGTATCAATTTTTAAAGTTAAATAA